Proteins from a genomic interval of Equus quagga isolate Etosha38 chromosome 11, UCLA_HA_Equagga_1.0, whole genome shotgun sequence:
- the VEZF1 gene encoding vascular endothelial zinc finger 1 isoform X2 produces MAAHEASHHQQQAPTNSLLPLLSSAVEPPDQKPLLPIPITQKPQAAPETLKDAIGIKKEKPKTSFVCTYCSKAFRDSYHLRRHESCHTGIKLVSRPKKTPTTVVPLISTIAGDSSRTSLVSTIAGILSTVTTSSSGTNPSSSASTTAMPVTQSVKKPSKPVKKNHACEMCGKAFRDVYHLNRHKLSHSDEKPFECPICNQRFKRKDRMTYHVRSHEGGITKPYTCSVCGKGFSRPDHLSCHVKHVHSTERPFKCQFSSLMQTCTAAFATKDRLRTHMVRHEGKVSCNICGKLLSAAYITSHLKTHGQSQSINCNTCKQGISKTCMSEETSNQKQQQQQQQQQQQQQQHVTSWPGKQVETLRLWEEAVKARKKEAANLCQTSTAATTPVTLTTPFNITSSVSSGTMSNPVTVAAAMSMRSPVNVSSAVNITSPMNIGHPVTITSPLSMTSPLTLTTPVNLPTPVTAPVNIAHPVTITSPMNLPTPMTLAAPLNIAMRPVESMPFLPQALPTSPPW; encoded by the exons ATGGCA GCCCATGAAGCCTCCCATCACCAACAGCAGGCACCCACCAACAGCTTGCTGCCCCTCCTGAGCTCTGCTGTGGAGCCCCCTGATCAGAAACCATTGCTTCCAATACCAATAACTCAGAAACCTCAGGCTGCACCAGAAACATTAAAGGATGCCATtgggattaaaaaagaaaaacccaaaacttcGTTTGTGTGCACTTACTGCAGTAAAGCTTTCAGGGACAGCTATCACCTGAGGCGCCACGAGTCCTGCCACACAGGGATCAAGTTGGTGTCCCGGCCAAAGAAAACCCCCACCACGGTGGTTCCCCTTATCTCCACCATCGCTGGGGACAGCAGCCGAACTTCGTTGGTCTCAACCATTGCAGGCATCTTGTCAACAGTCACTACATCCTCCTCTGGCACCAACCCCAGTAGCAGTGCCAGCACCACAGCTATGCCCGTGACCCAGTCTGTCAAGAAACCCAGTAAGCCTGTCAAGAAGAATCATGCTTGTGAGATGTGTGGGAAGGCCTTCCGAGATGTGTACCACCTCAATCGGCACAAGCTCTCCCATTCCGACGAAAAGCCCTTTGAGTGTCCTATTTGTAATCAGCGCTTCAAGAGGAAGGACCGGATGACTTACCATGTGAGGTCTCATGAAGGAGGCATCACCAAACCGTATACTTGCAGTGTTTGTGGGAAAGGCTTCTCGAG GCCTGACCACTTAAGCTGTCACGTAAAACATGTCCATTCAACAGAAAGACCCTTCAAATGCCAA ttttcctccCTCATGCAGACGTGCACTGCTGCCTTTGCCACCAAAGACAGACTGCGGACACACATGGTGCGCCACGAAGGCAAGGTATCATGTAACATCTGTGGGAAGCTCCTGAGCGCAGCATACATCACCAGCCACTTAAAGACACATGGGCAGAGCCAAAGTATCAACTGTAATACATGTAAACAAGGCATCAGTAAAA CATGCATGAGTGAAGAGACCAGCAACCagaagcaacagcagcagcagcagcagcagcagcagcagcaacaacaacatgTGACGAGCTGGCCAGGGAAGCAGGTAGAGACACTGAGACTGTGGGAAGAAGCTGtcaaagcaagaaagaaag AAGCTGCTAACCTGTGCCAAACCTCCACGGCTGCTACGACACCTGTGACTCTCACTACTCCATTCAATATAACGTCCTCTGTGTCGTCTGGGACTATGTCAAACCCAGTCACAGTGGCAGCTGCAATGAGCATGAGAAGTCCAGTAAATGTTTCAAGTGCGGTTAACATAACCAGCCCAATGAACATAGGGCACCCTGTAACTATAACCAGTCCATTATCCATGACCTCCCCTTTAACACTCACTACCCCAGTCAACCTCCCCACCCCCGTCACTGCTCCAGTGAATATAGCACACCCTGTCACGATCACGTCTCCAATGAACCTGCCCACACCTATGACGTTAGCCGCCCCTCTCAATATAGCAATGAGGCCTGTAGAGAGCATGCCTTTCTTACCCCAAGCTTTGCCTACATCACCGCCTTGGTAA
- the VEZF1 gene encoding vascular endothelial zinc finger 1 isoform X1, translated as MEANWTAFLFQAHEASHHQQQAPTNSLLPLLSSAVEPPDQKPLLPIPITQKPQAAPETLKDAIGIKKEKPKTSFVCTYCSKAFRDSYHLRRHESCHTGIKLVSRPKKTPTTVVPLISTIAGDSSRTSLVSTIAGILSTVTTSSSGTNPSSSASTTAMPVTQSVKKPSKPVKKNHACEMCGKAFRDVYHLNRHKLSHSDEKPFECPICNQRFKRKDRMTYHVRSHEGGITKPYTCSVCGKGFSRPDHLSCHVKHVHSTERPFKCQTCTAAFATKDRLRTHMVRHEGKVSCNICGKLLSAAYITSHLKTHGQSQSINCNTCKQGISKTCMSEETSNQKQQQQQQQQQQQQQQHVTSWPGKQVETLRLWEEAVKARKKEAANLCQTSTAATTPVTLTTPFNITSSVSSGTMSNPVTVAAAMSMRSPVNVSSAVNITSPMNIGHPVTITSPLSMTSPLTLTTPVNLPTPVTAPVNIAHPVTITSPMNLPTPMTLAAPLNIAMRPVESMPFLPQALPTSPPW; from the exons ATGGAGGCCAACTGGACCGCGTTCCTGTTCCAG GCCCATGAAGCCTCCCATCACCAACAGCAGGCACCCACCAACAGCTTGCTGCCCCTCCTGAGCTCTGCTGTGGAGCCCCCTGATCAGAAACCATTGCTTCCAATACCAATAACTCAGAAACCTCAGGCTGCACCAGAAACATTAAAGGATGCCATtgggattaaaaaagaaaaacccaaaacttcGTTTGTGTGCACTTACTGCAGTAAAGCTTTCAGGGACAGCTATCACCTGAGGCGCCACGAGTCCTGCCACACAGGGATCAAGTTGGTGTCCCGGCCAAAGAAAACCCCCACCACGGTGGTTCCCCTTATCTCCACCATCGCTGGGGACAGCAGCCGAACTTCGTTGGTCTCAACCATTGCAGGCATCTTGTCAACAGTCACTACATCCTCCTCTGGCACCAACCCCAGTAGCAGTGCCAGCACCACAGCTATGCCCGTGACCCAGTCTGTCAAGAAACCCAGTAAGCCTGTCAAGAAGAATCATGCTTGTGAGATGTGTGGGAAGGCCTTCCGAGATGTGTACCACCTCAATCGGCACAAGCTCTCCCATTCCGACGAAAAGCCCTTTGAGTGTCCTATTTGTAATCAGCGCTTCAAGAGGAAGGACCGGATGACTTACCATGTGAGGTCTCATGAAGGAGGCATCACCAAACCGTATACTTGCAGTGTTTGTGGGAAAGGCTTCTCGAG GCCTGACCACTTAAGCTGTCACGTAAAACATGTCCATTCAACAGAAAGACCCTTCAAATGCCAA ACGTGCACTGCTGCCTTTGCCACCAAAGACAGACTGCGGACACACATGGTGCGCCACGAAGGCAAGGTATCATGTAACATCTGTGGGAAGCTCCTGAGCGCAGCATACATCACCAGCCACTTAAAGACACATGGGCAGAGCCAAAGTATCAACTGTAATACATGTAAACAAGGCATCAGTAAAA CATGCATGAGTGAAGAGACCAGCAACCagaagcaacagcagcagcagcagcagcagcagcagcagcaacaacaacatgTGACGAGCTGGCCAGGGAAGCAGGTAGAGACACTGAGACTGTGGGAAGAAGCTGtcaaagcaagaaagaaag AAGCTGCTAACCTGTGCCAAACCTCCACGGCTGCTACGACACCTGTGACTCTCACTACTCCATTCAATATAACGTCCTCTGTGTCGTCTGGGACTATGTCAAACCCAGTCACAGTGGCAGCTGCAATGAGCATGAGAAGTCCAGTAAATGTTTCAAGTGCGGTTAACATAACCAGCCCAATGAACATAGGGCACCCTGTAACTATAACCAGTCCATTATCCATGACCTCCCCTTTAACACTCACTACCCCAGTCAACCTCCCCACCCCCGTCACTGCTCCAGTGAATATAGCACACCCTGTCACGATCACGTCTCCAATGAACCTGCCCACACCTATGACGTTAGCCGCCCCTCTCAATATAGCAATGAGGCCTGTAGAGAGCATGCCTTTCTTACCCCAAGCTTTGCCTACATCACCGCCTTGGTAA